A single region of the Streptomyces virginiae genome encodes:
- a CDS encoding class I SAM-dependent methyltransferase encodes MAEHQDETGAAYDGVVELYASLFADRLETQPFARAMLTTFAELVRGTGNARAADVGCGPGHLTAMLHDLGLDAFGIDISPGMIDHARRARPVLRFDEARMEALPVEDGALGGVLAHYSMIHTPPGELPALLAEQARVLAQGGLLLVSFFATDGPEPVRFDHKVTPAYSWPVDRFAELLAGAGLTPFARLVHDPASERGFLDAHLLARLAPAASGPRTSGSGYSPPSE; translated from the coding sequence GTGGCGGAACACCAGGACGAGACCGGGGCGGCCTATGACGGGGTCGTCGAACTCTACGCGTCGCTGTTCGCCGATCGGCTGGAGACGCAGCCGTTCGCGCGGGCCATGCTCACCACCTTCGCGGAGTTGGTGCGCGGGACGGGCAACGCGCGCGCGGCCGACGTCGGGTGCGGGCCCGGGCATCTGACAGCCATGCTCCACGACCTGGGCCTGGACGCCTTCGGGATCGACATCTCCCCGGGCATGATCGACCACGCCCGCCGGGCCCGCCCCGTGCTGCGGTTCGACGAGGCGCGGATGGAGGCCCTGCCGGTCGAGGACGGGGCGCTCGGCGGGGTCCTCGCCCACTACTCGATGATCCACACGCCGCCCGGGGAACTGCCCGCGCTGCTCGCCGAGCAGGCGCGCGTCCTGGCCCAAGGGGGCCTGCTGCTGGTCTCGTTCTTCGCGACCGACGGTCCGGAGCCGGTCCGCTTCGACCACAAGGTGACCCCTGCCTACAGCTGGCCGGTGGACCGGTTCGCCGAGCTGCTGGCCGGGGCCGGGCTCACACCGTTCGCCCGGCTGGTTCACGACCCGGCCTCCGAACGGGGCTTCCTCGACGCCCACCTGCTGGCCCGCCTCGCGCCGGCCGCGAGCGGGCCGAGGACATCCGGGTCCGGCTACTCACCCCCTTCTGAGTAG
- a CDS encoding VOC family protein, whose translation MLRLTDFIIDCPDTMKLAAFYSEVTGLPVKKSSNEHWAGIQFGAIELAFIQVEDYRAPQWPDSEHPKQFHLDFEVDDFEAEQRRVLDLGATLQRDCTGPDGYGFRVYTDPIGHPFCLCRNKGVVWTEQGPTWPERDQ comes from the coding sequence GTGCTACGACTAACCGATTTCATCATCGATTGCCCGGATACGATGAAGCTGGCGGCCTTCTACTCCGAGGTGACGGGGCTCCCGGTCAAGAAGAGCAGCAACGAGCACTGGGCCGGTATCCAGTTCGGCGCGATCGAACTGGCCTTCATCCAGGTGGAGGACTACCGCGCGCCGCAGTGGCCCGACAGCGAGCATCCCAAGCAGTTCCACCTCGACTTCGAGGTCGACGACTTCGAGGCCGAACAACGCCGAGTCCTGGACCTCGGGGCGACCCTGCAGCGGGATTGCACCGGCCCCGACGGCTACGGATTCCGCGTCTACACCGACCCCATCGGCCACCCCTTCTGCCTCTGCCGCAACAAGGGTGTCGTCTGGACCGAACAGGGCCCCACCTGGCCCGAGCGCGACCAGTAG
- a CDS encoding dihydrofolate reductase family protein gives MGKVVMYSSVSVDGFVADENDRPGPLFDWLSSGDVPLDESGALKVSQTSYDYTRPYWDRIGVTIVGRHVFDLTDGWDGKPPGGIDHVVVVTHRPEPAGWDPEAPFHFVDGVEAAMAKAQELAGDRVVEVAAGDVGGQVLAAGLVDEVRMDVVPVVFGSGKRYFGSVHAQHLLEDPDVVLQGDRVLHLCYRVRR, from the coding sequence GTGGGCAAGGTGGTCATGTACAGCTCGGTGTCGGTGGACGGCTTCGTCGCGGACGAGAACGACCGGCCCGGACCGCTGTTCGACTGGTTGTCCAGCGGTGACGTCCCCTTGGACGAGAGCGGCGCGCTGAAGGTGTCGCAGACGTCCTACGACTACACCCGGCCGTACTGGGACCGGATCGGCGTCACGATCGTCGGCCGCCACGTCTTCGACCTGACGGACGGCTGGGACGGGAAGCCTCCGGGCGGGATCGACCACGTGGTCGTCGTGACGCACCGGCCGGAGCCCGCCGGCTGGGACCCCGAGGCGCCGTTCCACTTCGTCGACGGCGTCGAGGCGGCCATGGCCAAGGCGCAGGAGCTCGCGGGTGACCGCGTGGTCGAGGTCGCCGCCGGCGACGTCGGTGGCCAGGTGCTCGCCGCGGGCCTGGTCGACGAGGTGCGCATGGACGTCGTACCCGTCGTGTTCGGGTCCGGCAAGCGCTACTTCGGGTCGGTCCACGCGCAGCACCTGTTGGAGGATCCCGACGTGGTGCTTCAGGGCGACCGGGTGCTCCACCTGTGCTACCGGGTGCGCCGTTGA
- a CDS encoding MarR family winged helix-turn-helix transcriptional regulator: protein MDNEIGQEIADALGILLKRTTRAHLHQRLTEGMGEAVDDVTYPVLSALARTGPRSAADLAHDVGVDRSGVTRRASRLETAGLIRREPDPTDRRAHLLVLTDEGRLVVAELRTRLADHITTSLASWPPGEAETFARHLRRFTAEGPFA, encoded by the coding sequence GTGGACAACGAGATCGGGCAAGAGATCGCGGACGCGCTGGGCATCCTGCTCAAGCGCACGACCCGCGCGCACCTGCACCAGCGGCTCACGGAAGGCATGGGCGAAGCCGTCGACGACGTGACCTACCCCGTGCTCAGCGCCCTGGCCCGGACCGGCCCCCGCAGTGCGGCGGACCTGGCCCACGACGTGGGCGTCGACCGCTCCGGCGTGACCCGCCGCGCCTCCCGGCTGGAGACCGCGGGCCTCATCCGCCGCGAACCGGACCCCACCGACCGGCGCGCACACCTCCTCGTCCTGACCGACGAAGGGCGGCTCGTCGTCGCGGAGCTACGCACGCGCCTGGCGGACCACATCACGACGAGCCTGGCCTCCTGGCCCCCGGGTGAGGCCGAGACCTTCGCCCGCCACCTGCGCCGCTTCACGGCCGAAGGCCCCTTCGCCTAG
- a CDS encoding nuclear transport factor 2 family protein yields MTRTGITAALTDLLLNRDLTVQEAADRHFAPEYRQRTDGEWADRAGFIEHISHLRTVVDHGRVEVHEELYDGLEYADRHTVHVTKTDGSTVRTEVYLFGEFAPDGRFSRIEETTLMLEGSEADRDLGSAR; encoded by the coding sequence ATGACCCGCACCGGTATCACGGCCGCCCTCACCGACCTGCTCCTCAACCGCGACCTCACCGTCCAAGAGGCCGCCGACCGCCACTTCGCCCCGGAGTACCGCCAGCGCACGGACGGCGAGTGGGCGGACCGGGCCGGCTTCATCGAGCACATCAGCCACCTGCGCACCGTCGTCGACCACGGCCGTGTCGAGGTCCACGAGGAGCTGTACGACGGCCTCGAGTACGCCGACCGGCACACCGTCCACGTCACGAAGACGGACGGTTCGACGGTGCGCACCGAGGTCTACCTGTTCGGCGAGTTCGCGCCCGACGGCCGGTTCAGCCGCATCGAGGAGACCACCTTGATGCTCGAAGGATCCGAGGCAGACCGTGACCTGGGCAGCGCCCGCTGA
- a CDS encoding VOC family protein — MVHVLGSRVLLRPTDPERSRAFYGDTLGLAIHREFGTGPERGTVYFLGGGFLELSGRAEEPPAPGLRLWLQVEDAHAAYEELRGRNAEVLRPPLREPWGLIEMWIADPDGVRIAVVEVPSDHPLRFRP, encoded by the coding sequence ATGGTGCACGTACTGGGCAGCAGGGTTCTGCTGCGCCCCACCGACCCCGAACGCTCGCGCGCCTTCTACGGCGACACCCTGGGGTTGGCGATCCACCGCGAGTTCGGCACCGGCCCCGAGCGCGGCACGGTCTACTTCCTCGGCGGCGGCTTCCTCGAACTGTCGGGCCGCGCCGAGGAGCCGCCCGCGCCCGGCCTGCGGCTGTGGCTCCAGGTCGAGGACGCGCACGCGGCGTACGAGGAACTACGCGGCCGGAACGCCGAGGTGCTGCGGCCTCCCCTGCGCGAGCCCTGGGGGCTGATCGAGATGTGGATCGCCGACCCCGACGGCGTGCGCATCGCCGTGGTGGAGGTCCCGTCCGACCACCCCCTGCGCTTCCGCCCCTGA
- a CDS encoding FUSC family protein, translating into MPETITSLATRVARRRREPVAVQALRSTAAAVISYVVALRLSSEPLPLTAPLTALLVVQVTLYSTLTTSIRRVNSVVVGVLIAIGFSALVGLTWWSLGLLILASLVVGHLVRVDEFVPEVAISAMLVLGVTQVTDTAWDRVLETIIGAVVGLLVNLLLAPPVWVGPAGEAITDLARRMSRLLDHLGEEPSGPARVEQAAARLHEARRLDNDIAQVDAALRQAEDSLRLNPRVKEGLLFRLVLRTGLDTLEICAVVLRVACRTLTDLARARPDGPLFDAPTATALREVLRHTAVAVESFAQLITAQVSANAEEAEARLTGELAVARAHRDRLAVLLLAAARQDPAHWQLSGALLTEIDRVLDELGVDKRSQRLLEELDQHTRTRRRSWKTLKRPRQDAA; encoded by the coding sequence ATGCCGGAAACGATCACCAGTCTCGCCACCCGTGTCGCACGCCGCCGCCGTGAGCCGGTCGCCGTCCAAGCCCTGCGTTCCACCGCCGCGGCCGTGATCAGCTATGTCGTCGCGCTCCGCCTGAGCAGCGAGCCACTCCCACTGACCGCGCCATTGACCGCCCTGCTCGTCGTCCAGGTCACCCTGTACTCCACCCTCACCACCAGCATCCGCCGGGTGAACTCGGTGGTCGTCGGCGTCCTGATCGCGATCGGCTTCAGCGCCCTGGTGGGTCTGACCTGGTGGAGCCTCGGGCTGCTGATCCTCGCCTCGCTGGTGGTGGGCCACCTGGTACGCGTCGACGAGTTCGTGCCCGAGGTCGCGATCAGCGCCATGCTCGTCCTCGGCGTCACCCAGGTCACGGACACCGCCTGGGACCGGGTCCTGGAGACGATCATCGGCGCGGTGGTCGGACTGCTGGTCAACCTGCTCCTCGCACCGCCCGTGTGGGTCGGCCCGGCCGGCGAAGCGATCACCGACCTCGCCCGGCGCATGAGCAGGCTGCTCGACCACCTCGGTGAGGAACCCTCCGGACCGGCCAGGGTCGAGCAGGCCGCGGCCCGGCTGCACGAGGCGCGCCGCCTCGACAACGACATCGCCCAGGTCGACGCCGCCCTCCGGCAGGCCGAGGACAGCCTCCGGCTCAATCCGAGGGTCAAGGAAGGGCTGCTCTTCAGGCTGGTGCTGCGGACCGGCCTGGACACCCTGGAGATCTGCGCGGTCGTACTCCGCGTGGCCTGCCGAACGCTGACCGACCTGGCCCGGGCCCGCCCGGACGGGCCGCTCTTCGACGCCCCGACCGCGACCGCGCTGCGGGAGGTGCTCCGCCACACGGCCGTCGCGGTGGAAAGCTTCGCCCAGCTGATCACCGCGCAGGTCAGCGCCAACGCGGAAGAGGCGGAGGCCCGACTCACCGGCGAACTGGCCGTCGCCCGGGCGCACCGCGACCGGCTCGCGGTCCTGTTGCTGGCCGCCGCCCGCCAGGACCCGGCACACTGGCAGCTGAGCGGTGCGCTGCTCACCGAGATCGACCGGGTCCTGGACGAGCTGGGCGTGGACAAGCGCTCCCAGCGCCTGCTGGAGGAACTGGACCAGCACACCCGCACCCGGCGCAGGAGCTGGAAGACGCTGAAGCGGCCGCGGCAGGACGCCGCGTGA
- a CDS encoding PRC-barrel domain-containing protein, protein MSENVWAYHVTVDRITDVDLAGYKVEASDGTIGKVDKHSDEAGSAYLVVDTGPWIFGKEVLLPAGTVTGIDVEEKRIRVGLTREQVKDAPEFIRDQHLESTDYRQLLGGYYGIIPPRWL, encoded by the coding sequence ATGTCTGAGAACGTCTGGGCCTACCACGTCACCGTCGACCGCATCACGGACGTGGACCTGGCCGGTTACAAGGTGGAGGCTTCCGACGGCACCATCGGAAAGGTCGACAAGCACTCCGACGAGGCGGGATCGGCTTATCTGGTCGTGGACACCGGCCCGTGGATCTTCGGCAAGGAGGTCCTCCTCCCGGCGGGCACCGTCACCGGTATCGACGTGGAGGAGAAGCGGATCCGGGTCGGACTGACCAGGGAACAGGTCAAGGACGCACCGGAGTTCATCCGGGACCAGCACCTGGAGAGCACCGACTACCGTCAGCTGCTCGGCGGTTACTACGGCATCATCCCGCCACGCTGGCTGTGA
- a CDS encoding oxygenase MpaB family protein, with translation MAKARATTVQRIRRQAGDAVFLRVAGPDGPRNRARIHTTPGPRWFAPDRPVRRVHGDASMFVGGLAALLLQSLHPLAMAAVAAHSGYRGDPWGRLNRTSTFLAVTTFGTSADAEAAVALVREVHARVRGRTADGVPYRADDPELLTWVHLAEADCFLRAHQQYGRRPLDSAGCDAYLADTARVARALGADRPPENVRELALRMARYRPGLRPTAASRDTARFLLSEPPLPGAARLPYALLAAAAVELLPPWARSAVAEDAPAVARMPPPVARAGGHAVTRAIRWALPPAPPPPLPG, from the coding sequence ATGGCCAAGGCGAGGGCCACGACGGTCCAGCGGATCAGGCGGCAAGCCGGGGACGCGGTCTTCCTGCGCGTCGCCGGGCCGGACGGACCCCGGAACCGGGCGCGGATCCACACGACGCCCGGACCTCGATGGTTCGCCCCGGACCGGCCGGTGCGCCGGGTGCACGGCGACGCCTCGATGTTCGTCGGCGGGCTGGCCGCCTTGTTGCTGCAGTCCTTGCACCCCCTCGCCATGGCCGCCGTGGCCGCCCATTCGGGGTATCGGGGCGACCCGTGGGGGCGGCTGAACCGCACCAGCACCTTCCTCGCCGTCACCACGTTCGGTACCAGTGCCGACGCCGAGGCGGCGGTGGCCCTCGTACGGGAGGTGCACGCGCGTGTCCGGGGGCGGACGGCCGACGGAGTCCCGTACCGGGCCGATGATCCGGAGCTGCTGACCTGGGTGCACCTCGCCGAGGCGGACTGCTTCCTGCGGGCCCATCAGCAATACGGCAGGCGCCCGTTGGACTCCGCGGGCTGTGACGCATACCTGGCCGACACGGCGCGCGTGGCCCGCGCGCTGGGGGCGGACCGGCCGCCGGAGAACGTGCGCGAGCTGGCCCTGCGGATGGCCCGGTACCGGCCCGGCCTCCGGCCGACGGCGGCCTCCCGGGACACCGCCCGGTTCCTGCTGAGCGAGCCCCCGCTGCCGGGGGCCGCCCGGTTGCCGTACGCACTGCTGGCGGCGGCGGCCGTGGAGCTGCTTCCGCCCTGGGCGAGGTCGGCCGTGGCCGAGGACGCGCCCGCGGTCGCCCGGATGCCGCCCCCGGTCGCCCGCGCCGGCGGCCACGCCGTCACCCGGGCGATCCGCTGGGCGCTACCCCCCGCTCCCCCGCCGCCCCTGCCGGGCTGA
- a CDS encoding class I SAM-dependent methyltransferase encodes MLSSGDPTERPSPVVRPEVWETYGPADLSAVPVFAGGFINFGYWKAVDLGQPLSQDDRIRSERDLYRHVLDAVAPEGGRAVEVGCGLGLGCALALEEYGPTAVTGVDIHPQQLRRAREANSPLLAAQPHRLTFALGAAEELPLGDAEFDCLYSVEAAQHFPDLTAFAREAARVLGPGGRAAVTSFFTVEGAPEPAKRLAGLLDSFASGLDIARPVSRLTDALTEAGFADVEVTSIGPQVWPGWDRWLARLWAPGTWPRNFLAAWEQQILDYYLVTATHP; translated from the coding sequence GTGTTGTCGTCGGGTGATCCCACGGAGCGGCCGTCCCCGGTCGTACGGCCCGAGGTGTGGGAGACGTACGGGCCGGCCGATCTCAGCGCCGTTCCGGTCTTCGCCGGAGGGTTCATCAACTTCGGCTACTGGAAGGCGGTCGACCTCGGGCAGCCGCTGTCGCAGGACGACCGGATCCGCAGCGAGCGGGACCTCTACCGGCACGTGCTCGACGCCGTGGCCCCCGAAGGCGGCAGGGCCGTCGAGGTCGGCTGCGGTCTCGGTCTCGGGTGCGCGCTCGCGCTGGAGGAGTACGGGCCCACGGCCGTCACCGGGGTGGACATCCATCCCCAGCAGCTCCGACGGGCCCGCGAAGCCAACTCCCCGCTCCTCGCGGCCCAGCCGCACCGGCTGACCTTCGCGCTCGGGGCCGCGGAGGAGCTGCCGTTGGGCGACGCGGAGTTCGACTGCCTCTACAGCGTCGAGGCGGCGCAGCACTTCCCGGACCTGACCGCCTTCGCGCGGGAGGCGGCGAGAGTGTTGGGCCCGGGTGGTCGGGCGGCGGTCACCAGCTTCTTCACCGTGGAGGGTGCGCCCGAGCCCGCGAAGCGGCTCGCGGGGCTGCTCGACTCCTTCGCCAGCGGGCTGGACATCGCGCGGCCGGTGTCCCGGCTCACCGATGCGCTCACCGAAGCGGGCTTCGCCGACGTCGAGGTCACCTCGATCGGTCCGCAGGTCTGGCCGGGCTGGGACCGCTGGCTCGCCCGCCTCTGGGCGCCGGGCACCTGGCCCCGGAACTTCCTTGCCGCCTGGGAGCAACAGATCCTGGACTACTACCTGGTGACGGCCACCCACCCGTAG
- a CDS encoding ArsR/SmtB family transcription factor, whose amino-acid sequence MNATHPGSTPAGGAAPVGGAAPAALLAAFAAALADETRAAICMTLLEGRAWTAGELARITSVAPSTISGHLTRLLDVGICVTERQGRHSYVRIADGATARLLDELASHAVPDRDAAHAVPVVAAPDPLARARTCYDHFAGRLGMAVTDAMERRGLLRTDDVFELTEAGRVWCADAGISLAGEGRRRLASSCLDWTERRRHLGGLAGARLCARATAEEWVVRPTGGGRALEVTDAGERAFGELLGLTPEAWS is encoded by the coding sequence ATGAACGCAACGCATCCCGGTTCGACGCCCGCGGGTGGAGCGGCCCCCGTGGGCGGAGCGGCTCCCGCGGCACTGCTGGCCGCCTTCGCCGCCGCCCTGGCCGACGAGACACGGGCGGCGATCTGCATGACGCTCCTGGAGGGGCGTGCCTGGACCGCGGGCGAGCTGGCCCGCATCACCTCGGTGGCACCCTCCACCATCAGCGGCCACCTGACCCGGCTGCTCGACGTGGGCATCTGCGTGACCGAGCGACAGGGCCGCCACAGCTATGTGCGCATCGCCGACGGAGCGACGGCCCGCCTGCTCGACGAGCTCGCCTCGCACGCCGTTCCGGACCGGGACGCGGCGCACGCCGTGCCCGTGGTCGCCGCGCCGGACCCGCTGGCCCGCGCCCGGACCTGCTACGACCACTTCGCCGGGCGGCTCGGCATGGCGGTGACCGACGCGATGGAGCGGCGCGGACTGCTGCGCACGGACGACGTGTTCGAGCTGACGGAGGCCGGCCGGGTCTGGTGCGCCGACGCCGGCATCAGCCTGGCCGGAGAGGGGCGCAGGCGGCTGGCGAGCTCCTGCCTGGACTGGACCGAGCGGCGCCGCCACCTGGGCGGCCTCGCCGGGGCGCGGCTGTGCGCGCGGGCGACCGCGGAGGAGTGGGTGGTGCGCCCGACGGGTGGCGGGCGGGCCCTGGAGGTGACCGACGCCGGGGAGCGGGCCTTCGGTGAACTGCTGGGGCTGACACCGGAGGCGTGGAGCTGA
- a CDS encoding DMT family transporter, translated as MTFRSSSIPPGVLTVGAVTFTVFAWASAFVSIRSAGAAYSPGALALGRLLAASLVLVVLLLISRQGLPPREAWRGILVSGVVWFCGYTIVLNWGERLVDAGTASLLVNTGPILMALLAARLLGEALPPRLLVGMAVSFAGAVVVGLSMSSGDGGSTSVLGVVLCLLAAVAYATGVIAQKPALSYGTPLQVTTFACLTGTVACLPFSGQLFAELPEAPMSATLNMVYLGVVPTALAFTTWTYALARMPAGKLGATTYAVPAIVVLLSWALLGEVPAWLTLLGGALCLAGVAVSRYTPRSARTPADDSPLGAGRT; from the coding sequence ATGACGTTCCGCTCGAGTTCGATCCCGCCCGGCGTCCTCACCGTCGGCGCCGTCACCTTCACGGTGTTCGCCTGGGCCTCCGCCTTCGTCTCCATCCGCAGCGCGGGAGCCGCGTACTCGCCCGGCGCCCTGGCCCTCGGCCGACTGCTGGCGGCCTCCCTGGTCCTCGTGGTGCTGCTCCTGATCAGTCGGCAGGGCCTGCCGCCCCGCGAGGCCTGGCGCGGGATCCTGGTGTCCGGTGTCGTGTGGTTCTGCGGCTACACGATCGTCCTGAACTGGGGTGAGCGGCTGGTCGACGCGGGCACCGCGTCGCTGCTCGTGAACACCGGGCCGATCCTCATGGCGCTCCTCGCGGCCCGCCTCCTCGGCGAGGCACTGCCCCCGCGTCTCCTGGTCGGCATGGCCGTCTCCTTCGCCGGAGCGGTGGTCGTGGGCCTGTCCATGTCGTCCGGGGACGGCGGCTCCACCTCGGTGCTCGGCGTCGTACTCTGCCTGCTCGCGGCGGTGGCGTACGCGACCGGCGTCATCGCCCAGAAGCCCGCGCTCTCCTACGGCACTCCCCTGCAGGTCACCACCTTCGCCTGCCTCACGGGAACCGTGGCCTGCCTGCCCTTCTCGGGCCAACTGTTCGCGGAACTGCCCGAGGCACCGATGTCCGCGACCTTGAACATGGTCTACCTGGGTGTGGTCCCGACCGCCCTCGCGTTCACCACCTGGACCTACGCCCTGGCGCGCATGCCCGCCGGAAAGCTGGGCGCGACCACGTACGCCGTCCCGGCCATCGTCGTGCTGCTGAGCTGGGCCCTCCTGGGCGAGGTACCGGCGTGGCTGACCCTCCTCGGCGGGGCGCTCTGCCTGGCCGGTGTGGCGGTCTCCCGGTACACGCCGCGCTCGGCCCGGACTCCGGCCGACGACAGCCCGCTCGGTGCGGGCCGGACCTGA
- a CDS encoding 2-dehydropantoate 2-reductase yields the protein MRILTVGAGAVGGFFGARLATAGQDVSFLVRPARAKALEARGLRVVGQGEELDLTPRLVTAGAVGGPYDLVLLSVKATALRTALADIEPAVGPDTAVVPLLNGVAHLDALVARLGAGAVLGGVAKVVTTLNEDGDILRMAPPAVILTGELDARPSARVDSIRGVLAEAGIDSPATQDIVAAMWHKWVFISTLVALTCLMRGTVGEVNAVPGGSDLAAALISETTAVARAAGHPVTDAELAFTTSTVTTPGSPLTPSLYRDLVAGAPTEADHVLTDLTLRARALGVATPLLDLAALQLRVHEHRLAAGRP from the coding sequence ATGAGGATCCTCACGGTCGGCGCCGGCGCCGTCGGCGGCTTCTTCGGCGCGCGGCTCGCGACAGCGGGTCAGGACGTCTCCTTCCTGGTGCGACCGGCCCGCGCGAAGGCCCTGGAGGCCCGCGGCCTGCGCGTGGTCGGCCAAGGGGAGGAGCTCGACCTCACACCGCGTCTGGTGACGGCCGGCGCCGTGGGCGGACCGTACGACCTCGTACTCCTCTCGGTGAAGGCGACCGCCCTGCGGACGGCCCTGGCGGACATCGAACCCGCCGTCGGCCCGGACACCGCCGTCGTTCCCCTGCTCAACGGGGTCGCCCACCTCGACGCGCTCGTCGCGCGCCTCGGGGCCGGAGCGGTCCTCGGCGGTGTCGCGAAGGTGGTCACCACCTTGAACGAGGACGGCGACATCCTCCGCATGGCTCCGCCCGCGGTCATCCTGACCGGCGAGCTCGACGCACGACCGTCGGCCCGGGTGGACTCGATCCGCGGCGTACTGGCCGAGGCCGGCATCGATTCGCCGGCGACGCAGGACATCGTCGCGGCCATGTGGCACAAGTGGGTCTTCATCTCGACGCTCGTCGCCCTGACCTGTCTGATGCGCGGCACGGTCGGCGAGGTGAACGCCGTTCCGGGCGGGTCGGACCTGGCCGCGGCGCTGATCTCGGAGACCACGGCGGTGGCCCGGGCCGCGGGCCACCCGGTGACGGATGCGGAGCTCGCCTTCACCACCTCGACCGTCACGACCCCCGGCTCCCCGCTCACCCCGTCCCTGTACCGCGACCTCGTCGCCGGAGCGCCGACGGAGGCCGACCACGTCCTGACCGACCTCACCCTGCGCGCCCGCGCGCTGGGCGTGGCCACTCCCCTGCTGGACCTCGCCGCTCTCCAGCTGCGGGTCCACGAACACCGTCTCGCCGCCGGACGCCCTTGA
- a CDS encoding peptidase inhibitor family I36 protein — MRARHLRTLSVAGAVALVSLVSTTPAQALPACPAKAICLWRYQDGTGELYVWRGGYVNLPSRFVDHVGSFRANRSGAFIDWATGKDCRPVRVGDYASNYSGRFGSKIDAVGDTC; from the coding sequence ATGAGGGCACGTCACTTACGCACCCTGTCCGTCGCCGGCGCGGTCGCGCTGGTCTCGCTCGTCTCCACCACACCCGCTCAGGCCCTGCCCGCCTGCCCCGCCAAGGCGATCTGTCTGTGGCGGTACCAGGACGGCACCGGGGAGCTCTATGTCTGGCGGGGCGGCTACGTGAACCTTCCCAGCAGGTTCGTGGACCACGTGGGGTCCTTCCGGGCCAACCGGAGCGGGGCCTTCATCGACTGGGCGACCGGCAAGGACTGCCGGCCGGTCCGCGTCGGCGACTACGCGAGCAACTACAGCGGCCGCTTCGGCTCGAAGATCGACGCCGTGGGCGACACCTGCTGA
- a CDS encoding GNAT family N-acetyltransferase — MPELVAPTTHLRSAWLEAHDEWGPGLHEDGFGLEPADEVDSPTGFATWVARLADGPKAAGTGRGCTYRWIVEGDRVLGGIALRHGLDDQVPQFGHIGYGIRPSSRRRGLATWALGRMLTEAWALGLDRVLMVCAVDNLASVRTIERHGGLLEGIRDTEHGPVRRYWITA, encoded by the coding sequence ATGCCTGAACTGGTCGCGCCCACCACCCACCTGCGCTCCGCCTGGCTGGAGGCCCATGACGAGTGGGGCCCGGGCCTCCACGAGGACGGATTCGGGCTGGAGCCGGCCGACGAGGTCGACTCCCCGACCGGGTTCGCGACGTGGGTCGCGCGGCTGGCCGACGGTCCGAAAGCGGCCGGGACCGGCCGGGGTTGCACCTACCGATGGATCGTCGAGGGCGACCGGGTGCTCGGCGGGATCGCGCTGCGGCACGGGCTCGACGATCAGGTGCCGCAGTTCGGCCACATCGGCTACGGGATCCGGCCGTCCTCGCGTCGGCGCGGGCTGGCCACCTGGGCCCTGGGCCGGATGCTGACCGAGGCGTGGGCCCTCGGCCTGGACCGGGTGCTGATGGTCTGCGCGGTCGACAACCTCGCCTCGGTGAGGACGATCGAGCGACACGGCGGCCTCCTGGAAGGCATCCGGGACACCGAACACGGTCCCGTCCGGCGCTACTGGATCACGGCCTAG